From Quercus lobata isolate SW786 chromosome 1, ValleyOak3.0 Primary Assembly, whole genome shotgun sequence, one genomic window encodes:
- the LOC115953198 gene encoding ABC transporter G family member 31-like: protein MAASNGSEFFEMEIEEPSEMLRRASNASSVAEDEEELRWAAIERLPSVKRMNMAFVKRSASSSSGNEPIDVRKLDRFKRELVVKNAYATNEQDNYRLLSAIKERLDKVGLVMPKIEVRYENLKIVADVHTGSRALPTLLNSTRDVIERILNELRIIRPKKHSLTILNNVSGEVKPGRMTLLLGPPGSGKSTLLLALAGKLDGNLKKTGSITYNGHKMDEFYVQRTSAYISQTDNHLAELTVRETLDFAARCQGASDGFAGYMKDLVRLEKERNIRPSPEIDAFMKASSVGGKKHSISTDYILKLLGLEICSETLVGSDMVRGISGGQRKRVTTGEMIVGPRKTLFMDEISTGLDSSTTLQVVKCIRNFVHQMEATVLMALLQPAPETFELFDDLVLLSEGHIVYQGPRAEVLEFFESLGFRLPPRKGVADFLQEVTSRKDQAQYWADSSKPYVFISVPEIAEAFKNSRFGRSLQSSLSVPYDESKSDSSALSKTKYAVPRYGLLVACFEREMLLISRHSFLYIFRTCQVAFVGFITCTMYLRTRIHPTNEQYGTLYLSCLFYGLVHIMFNGFSELPLMISRLPVFYKQRDNYFHAAWAWNISSWILRVPYSLAEAVVWSCVVYYTVGFAPGAGRFFRFMLLLFSIHQMALGLFRMMASIARDMVLANIFGSAALLILFLLGGFVIPKGMIKSWWIWAFWVSPLSYAQRAISVNEFTATRWMERSAIGNDTVGYNILKSHSLPTDDYWYWIGVAALLAYSVLFNNLVTFALAYLNPLTKARTVIPDDIAEKNLATDGVGGKGSELHQTSAREGSKKKGMILPFQPLTMTFHNVNYFVDMPKEMQREGIPEKKLQLLSNISGVFSPGVLTALVGASGAGKTTLMDVLAGRKTGGYIEGDIKISGYSKEQSTFARISGYVEQNDIHSPQVTVEESLLFSSALRLPKEVSKEKRHEFVEEVMKLVELDTIRHALVGLPGSSGLSTEQRKRLTIAVELVANPSIIFMDEPTSGLDARAAAIVMRTVRNTVDTGRTVVCTIHQPSIDIFEAFDELLLMKRGGLVIYGGKLGVHSQIMIDYFQGINGIPPIPNGYNPATWMLEVTTPAAEDRIGEDFANIYQNSKQYSDVEASIKHFSIPPAGSEPLKFSTTYSQDLFTQFLTCLWKQNLVYWRSPEYNAMRLLFTAICAILLGSIFWDIGLRRRTTQDLFMVMGALFASCVFLGVNNASSVQPIVSIERTVFYREKAAGMYSPIAYGGSQGLVEVPYIVAQTIIFGLITYFMINFERTISKFFLYLLFMFLTFTYFTFFGMMVVGLTPSQNLASVISSAFFSIWNLLSGFLIPKPSIPPWWLWAYYICPIAWTLRGIISSQLGDVETMIVGDGFEGTVKEYLDYFLGYGPGMVGVSVAVLIGFCLVFYMVFAISVKVLNFQKR, encoded by the exons GGAAATGAACCGATCGATGTACGGAAACTCGATCGCTTTAAACGCGAGCTCGTTGTGAAAAATGCCTACGCCACAAACGAACAAGATAACTATCGTTTGCTTTCCGCCATTAAAGAACGCCTCGATAA AGTTGGATTGGTGATGCCGAAGATCGAAGTGAGATACGAGAACTTGAAAATTGTGGCTGATGTTCATACCGGTTCAAGAGCTTTGCCTACTCTGTTAAATTCTACTCGTGACGTGATTGAG CGAATCCTAAACGAGTTAAGGATAATTCGACCAAAGAAACATTCTTTAACAATCTTGAACAATGTCAGTGGCGAAGTAAAACCGGGAAG GATGACTTTGCTTTTAGGACCTCCAGGTTCCGGCAAATCCACCTTGCTTTTGGCCCTTGCGGGGAAACTTGATGGCAACTTAAAG AAAACTGGTAGCATTACATATAATGGCCATAAGATGGATGAATTTTACGTTCAAAGAACTTCTGCATACATCAGCCAAACAGATAATCATCTTGCAGAGCTCACTGTACGAGAAACCTTGGATTTTGCTGCTAGATGTCAAGGTGCAAGTGATGGGTTTGCAG GTTATATGAAAGATCTGGTCCGTTTAGAGAAGGAAAGGAACATAAGGCCAAGTCCTGAGATTGATGCATTTATGAAG gcatcatcagttggtggTAAAAAGCACAGTATTTCAACAGATTACATTTTGAAATTGCTTGGTCTTGAAATATGTTCGGAGACATTGGTTGGTAGTGATATGGTCCGAGGCATCTCAGGTGGCCAAAGAAAAAGGGTTACCacag GAGAAATGATTGTTGGACCAAGAAAGACTCTATTTATGGATGAAATATCTACTGGACTCGATAGCTCTACCACACTCCAAGTTGTAAAATGCATTAGGAATTTTGTCCACCAAATGGAGGCTACTGTACTAATGGCTCTTCTTCAGCCTGCACCTGAGACATTTGAACTGTTTGATGATCTGGTTCTATTATCAGAAGGACACATTGTGTATCAAGGCCCTCGAGCAGAAGTGTTAGAATTTTTTGAGTCGTTAGGTTTTCGACTACCACCTCGTAAGGGGGTAGCTGATTTTCTTCAAGAG GTGACCTCTAGAAAGGACCAAGCTCAGTACTGGGCCGATTCTTCAAAACCATACGTTTTCATTTCTGTTCCAGAAATTGCAGAGGCCTTTAAAAATTCCAGATTTGGAAGGTCGCTGCAGTCCTCATTATCTGTTCCATATGATGAATCTAAGAGTGATTCTTCGGCTTTGTCCAAAACTAAATATGCTGTACCAAGATATGGGCTTTTAGTAGCTTGTTTCGAACGAGAAATGCTGTTAATCTCCAGACATagttttctatatatatttcgGACATGCCAG GTTGCCTTTGTTGGATTTATCACATGCACAATGTACTTAAGAACAAGAATTCACCCCACAAATGAGCAATATGGCACCCTTTATCTTTCTTGCCTATTTTATGGGCTGGTGCATATAATGTTCAATGGATTCTCTGAGCTACCTCTTATGATATCTCGGCTCCCAGTCTTCTACAAGCAAAGAGATAATTATTTTCATGCTGCATGGGCATGGAATATCTCAAGCTGGATTCTGCGTGTACCTTACTCTCTTGCTGAAGCTGTTGTGTGGTCATGTGTTGTTTATTACACTGTTGGTTTTGCCCCTGGTGCGGGAAG GTTTTTCCGTTTTATGCTTTTACTCTTTTCAATACACCAAATGGCATTGGGTCTTTTCCGTATGATGGCCTCTATCGCACGAGATATGGTTCTTGCTAATATATTTGGATCTGCTGCACTgcttattttattcttgttGGGTGGATTCGTCATTCCAAAAG GAATGATTAAGTCATGGTGGATTTGGGCATTTTGGGTGTCACCTCTATCCTATGCACAACGTGCAATTTCTGTCAATGAATTTACCGCCACAAGGTGGATGGAG AGATCGGCAATTGGGAATGATACTGTTGGATACAACATTCTCAAATCACATAGCTTACCTACTGATGATTATTGGTATTGGATTGGAGTTGCTGCACTATTAGCTTATTCGGTGCTTTTCAACAACTTAGTGACTTTTGCCTTGGCCTACCTTAATC CCCTTACAAAAGCCCGGACAGTGATACCAGATGATATTGCAGAAAAGAATTTGGCAACAGATGGTG TAGGTGGTAAGGGTTCTGAATTACATCAAACATCTGCCAGAGAAGGCAGCAAAAAGAAGGGAATGATCCTTCCATTTCAACCATTAACAATGACTTTCCATAATGTCAATTATTTTGTTGATATGCCGAAG GAAATGCAAAGGGAAGGTATTCCGGAGAAGAAGCTGCAACTCCTGTCCAATATTAGTGGTGTATTCTCACCTGGTGTTCTTACTGCCTTGGTTGGGGCAAGCGGAGCTGGAAAGACCACTTTGATGGATGTGCTTGCTGGTCGGAAAACTGGTGGATACATAGAGGGGGATATTAAGATATCGGGTTACTCAAAAGAGCAGAGCACTTTCGCTAGAATATCAGGATATGTTGAACAAAATGATATACATTCTCCTCAAGTGACAGTAGAGGAGtctctcttgttttcttctGCTCTTCGTCTCCCAAAGGAAGTTAGCAAAGAGAAAAGACAT GAGTTTGTTGAAGAAGTGATGAAATTAGTAGAGCTTGATACTATAAGACATGCTTTGGTTGGCTTGCCTGGTAGTAGTGGCCTATCGACAGAGCAGAGAAAACGTTTAACCATAGCAGTGGAACTTGTAGCAAATCCTTCCATTATTTTTATGGATGAACCTACATCTGGACTGGATGCACGCGCAGCAGCCATTGTTATGCGAACTGTTCGTAATACCGTTGATACGGGGAGAACTGTGGTCTGCACAATACATCAACCAAGTATTGATATATTTGAAGCATTTGATGAG CTACTTCTTATGAAACGAGGGGGCCTAGTTATATATGGAGGGAAGCTTGGTGTGCACTCACAGATAATGATAGACTATTTTCAG GGAATTAATGGAATCCCTCCAATTCCCAATGGTTACAATCCAGCAACTTGGATGCTCGAGGTGACAACTCCTGCTGCCGAAGATAGAATTGGTGAAGACTTTGCCAACATTTACCAGAATTCTAAGCAATATAG CGATGTGGAAGCTTCCATCAAGCATTTTAGTATTCCACCTGCTGGCTCAGAACCGTTGAAGTTTTCTACCACATATTCACAAGACTTATTCACCCAATTTCTGACTTGCCTATGGAAACAAAATCTTGTATACTGGAGAAGTCCAGAATACAATGCCATGAGGTTACTTTTTACTGCAATCTGTGCAATATTACTTGGATCAATATTCTGGGATATTGGTTTAAGAAG gAGAACAACTCAAGATTTGTTTATGGTTATGGGAGCTCTTTTTGCTTCATGCGTATTTCTTGGAGTTAACAATGCATCCTCAGTGCAACCAATTGTTTCAATTGAGAGGACGGTATTCTATCGAGAGAAAGCAGCTGGAATGTACTCTCCAATTGCTTATGGAGGAAGCCAA GGTCTTGTGGAGGTTCCATACATTGTTGCGCAGACAATAATATTTGGCCTTATCACATATTTCATGATTAATTTTGAAAGGACAATCA gcaaattttttctctatctatTGTTTATGTTCTTGACATTCACGTACTTTACCTTCTTCGGCATGATGGTTGTTGGTCTTACACCTTCTCAAAACCTAGCATCAGTCATTTCTTCTGCATTTTTCTCAATATGGAACCTACTTTCCGGTTTTCTCATCCCAAAACCT AGTATCCCTCCATGGTGGCTGTGGGCCTACTACATCTGCCCAATTGCATGGACTCTACGAGGTATTATCAGCTCTCAGCTTGGTGATGTGGAAACCATGATTGTTGGAGATGGATTTGAGGGCACTGTGAAAGAATATTTGGACTATTTCCTTGGCTATGGTCCTGGGATGGTAGGAGTTTCAGTAGCAGTTCTTATTGGCTTTTGTCTCGTCTTCTACATGGTATTTGCTATCTCAGTCAAAGTCCTCAACTTCCAGAAAAGATGA
- the LOC115963271 gene encoding iridoid synthase CYC2 produces the protein MAVQEFNRNEAATNHVAVIFGVTGLVGKELARRLILKSKWKVYGIARNPESIPIRNPNFHFISCDLLNPIETRKKLLFLQDVTHIFWITWASQFPLDSQECSEKNKDMMSNALNAILPTAKALKHVSLQTGMKHYISLEGPFDHKVRYYNEECPRISSTSHNFYYDLEDLLKERLAGKVAWSVLRPGLLMGSSTRTLYNFMGGLCVYGAICRHLHLPFVFGGTRECWEETCIDGSDARLVAEQHIWAATNDATSSIDGQAFNAINGPSFTWKEIWPALCVKIGVEVPENMLVEDFWFEIGMADKKTVWKEIVIKEGLVQTEMEDLANWAFLDMLFRCPFKLLGTRDKADRLGFTVKYKTLNSILFWIDLMRGEKLIP, from the coding sequence ATGGCAGTTCAAGAATTTAATAGAAATGAAGCTGCCACTAATCATGTGGCAGTCATATTTGGGGTTACAGGGTTAGTTGGAAAGGAGCTTGCGAGAAGGCTAATCTTGAAGTCCAAATGGAAGGTTTATGGTATAGCTCGAAACCCTGAGAGCATACCAATAAGAAATCCTAACTTCCATTTCATTTCATGTGATTTGTTAAACCCTATAGAAACCCGAAAAAAGCTTCTTTTCTTACAAGATGTGACCCATATCTTCTGGATCACTTGGGCAAGCCAGTTTCCCTTGGATAGCCAAGAGTGTAGCGAGAAGAACAAGGACATGATGTCCAATGCTTTGAATGCCATTCTTCCCACAGCAAAGGCATTAAAGCATGTATCACTGCAGACGGGTATGAAGCACTATATCTCATTAGAAGGCCCTTTTGACCACAAAGTTCGTTACTACAATGAAGAATGTCCGAGGATAAGTAGTACAAGTCATAATTTTTACTATGACCTAGAGGACTTGCTCAAGGAGAGGCTAGCTGGTAAGGTAGCTTGGTCTGTGCTCCGGCCTGGTTTGTTAATGGGTAGTTCTACTAGGACTCTGTATAATTTCATGGGTGGCCTATGTGTTTATGGAGCAATTTGTAGACATCTACATCTCCCTTTTGTCTTTGGAGGGACAAGAGAGTGTTGGGAAGAGACCTGCATTGATGGCTCAGATGCTCGATTAGTAGCTGAACAGCACATTTGGGCAGCCACCAATGATGCAACATCATCCATTGATGGCCAAGCTTTTAACGCAATCAATGGCCCCAGTTTTACTTGGAAGGAGATCTGGCCAGCTCTGTGTGTAAAGATTGGTGTAGAAGTACCAGAAAACATGCTTGTGGAGGATTTTTGGTTTGAAATAGGCATGGCTGACAAGAAAACAGTTTGGAAGGAGATTGTAATAAAAGAAGGGCTGGTTCAAACAGAGATGGAAGATTTGGCTAATTGGGCCTTCTTGGACATGTTGTTTCGATGCCCATTTAAATTATTGGGGACACGAGACAAAGCCGATCGGCTTGGTTTTACAGTAAAGTATAAGACATTGAATTCAATCTTGTTTTGGATTGATTTAATGAGAGGCGAGAAACTCATTCCTTAG
- the LOC115953513 gene encoding uncharacterized protein LOC115953513, with amino-acid sequence MWMTDPGCHNTVIRAWESNPDGLPMYRTTKKLKKCKKMLKKWSKAHFGYVTRKIKKIKELLWKAEEDLVRTGDIQEVVRLKSELNLLIDREEQMWHQRSHVKWVQSGDQNTKFFHNTVTQRKRRNFIRGVRDEGGVWQNNEEVFSTLFTDYYTRLFTSSSPQELD; translated from the coding sequence ATGTGGATGACTGACCCAGGTTGTCACAATACAGTGATTCGAGCCTGGGAGTCCAACCCGGATGGTTTACCTATGTATAGAACAACAAAAAAGCTAAAGAAGTGCAAGAAGATGCTTAAAAAATGGAGTAAAGCCCACTTTGGTTATGTTACAAGGAAAATTAAGAAGATAAAGGAGCTTTTGTggaaggcagaggaggatttAGTCAGAACTGGTGATATCCAAGAGGTAGTGAGATTGAAGTCTGAATTAAATTTGTTGATAGACAGGGAGGAACAAATGTGGCATCAGCGGTCTCATGTAAAATGGGTTCAAAGTGGGGATCAGAACACAAAATTCTTTCACAACACAGTAACTCAGAGAAAAAGGAGGAATTTTATAAGGGGTGTACGAGATGAAGGTGGGGTTTGGCAAAACAATGAGGAGGTTTTCTCGACTCTGTTTACTGACTACTATACTAGATTGTTTACTTCATCTAGTCCACAAGAGCTAGACTGA